A genomic segment from Flammeovirga pectinis encodes:
- a CDS encoding efflux RND transporter permease subunit, whose protein sequence is MISKFFINRPIFSAVLAIIIVLTGSISLFNLPIAEYPNITPPTVNVTASYPGASADVIAETVGAPIEQSVNGVENMLYMSSTSNNDGTYSLTITFEVGTDLDIATVLVQNKVAQALPKIPDIVQTLGVVTDKSSSGVSVQAANLVMIAAIQSDDAVVDSLFLSNYAKVYIADEIKRIPGVSNVSIYGVNDYSIRIWMDPSKLKERGLASSDVKNSILSQNVQVAAGQLGQTPSSSTQKNQYALVVAPGRLTDVDQFKNIIIKTDQQGHTVYLKDVASVELGTKDYNMFFHLKGKQAAGIAIYQLPSANALDIQKQVNERMSILSEKFPQGMSYSVPLDTTKFVRVSIDEVVETLAIAIFLVFIVMFMFLQDWRATLIPAITIPVALIGTFTVMSAMGFSINMLTLFGLVLAIGIVVDDAIVVVENTSRHLEEGKDRKEAAILAMQEVTGPIIATTLVLMSVFLPAASMGGITGELYKQFALTIAVSTLFSAFNALTLSPALCAMILQPKGKDKKEFFLFRWFNAGYNKVFNGYATVLTFAVRKYGLSLLVFIAISAFGIFDFDQLPTSFIPQEDQGYVMTSVELPKSASMNRTAEINRQLDELYSDVPGVKTWMTVEGFSIMDGTTAPNRATIFVIFDDWDVRLKKGQDIDHIMNDLAERYDSVLGAQVHSFVPPAISGLGNSGGFQMVILDKGNNDYNTLQKVVDEFVIEGNEQISLSGVGTTFNSKIPQLKVDVKLEKAQMMGISLNTIYDALNAFTGQQYVDDFSRWNRTYQVNIESRADYRTKVDDLWNLYVKSTSGKMISIGSLVDVSYMEAPEIVSRYNLYNAAFINGDAAIGYSSGDALTTMTKMSTSKLDKSMTASWTGLAYQQIKANGSVIFVFLLAVIFVYLVLAAQYESWIDPFGVILAVPLALFGAVISIQMRGLTNDIYMQIGIVLLVALASKNAILIIEFARDNIAKGEKLYEAIVDAAKVRFRPILMTSFAFILGVYPLVIATGAGANSRHSLGTTVFGGMIAATVLAIIFVPSNYYLLHKYFSKKQRALRNKK, encoded by the coding sequence ATGATCTCTAAATTTTTCATCAATCGACCTATCTTCTCTGCTGTTCTGGCAATAATTATTGTCTTGACGGGTAGTATATCGTTATTCAACTTGCCAATAGCTGAATATCCCAACATTACACCTCCAACAGTAAATGTTACGGCATCTTACCCTGGAGCAAGTGCAGATGTAATTGCCGAAACAGTTGGTGCTCCAATAGAGCAATCTGTAAACGGTGTAGAAAACATGCTGTATATGAGTTCTACTTCTAACAATGATGGAACGTATAGTTTAACCATTACTTTTGAGGTAGGAACGGATTTGGATATAGCCACAGTTTTAGTGCAAAATAAAGTAGCACAGGCACTTCCTAAAATTCCAGATATAGTACAAACATTAGGAGTAGTAACAGATAAGTCTTCTTCTGGGGTTTCTGTACAAGCGGCTAACTTAGTAATGATTGCTGCAATACAATCCGATGATGCAGTTGTAGATTCTTTGTTCTTAAGTAACTATGCAAAAGTTTATATTGCAGACGAGATTAAAAGAATTCCTGGAGTAAGTAATGTGAGTATTTACGGAGTGAATGATTATAGTATCAGAATTTGGATGGATCCTTCTAAATTAAAAGAGAGAGGATTGGCATCTTCTGACGTTAAGAATTCAATTTTATCACAAAACGTGCAAGTAGCGGCAGGGCAATTAGGACAAACCCCTTCTAGTTCAACTCAAAAAAACCAATATGCATTGGTAGTAGCTCCTGGGCGATTAACCGATGTAGATCAATTTAAAAATATTATTATTAAAACCGACCAACAAGGGCACACAGTTTATTTAAAAGATGTAGCTTCTGTTGAGTTAGGTACAAAAGATTACAATATGTTTTTCCACTTAAAGGGAAAACAAGCAGCAGGTATAGCAATTTACCAATTGCCTTCGGCTAATGCATTAGATATTCAAAAACAGGTTAACGAACGTATGTCAATCTTGAGTGAAAAGTTTCCTCAAGGAATGTCTTATTCGGTGCCTTTAGATACTACAAAATTTGTGAGAGTATCTATAGACGAAGTGGTAGAAACATTAGCAATAGCCATCTTCTTAGTATTTATAGTAATGTTTATGTTCTTACAAGATTGGAGAGCAACATTAATACCTGCCATTACAATTCCAGTAGCACTTATTGGTACGTTTACAGTAATGTCTGCCATGGGTTTTTCTATTAATATGCTAACGCTATTTGGATTGGTTTTAGCCATTGGTATTGTAGTAGATGATGCCATTGTTGTAGTAGAAAATACAAGTAGGCATTTAGAAGAAGGAAAGGATAGAAAAGAAGCAGCTATTTTAGCAATGCAAGAAGTTACAGGGCCAATTATAGCCACAACTTTAGTATTAATGTCTGTGTTTTTACCAGCGGCTTCTATGGGAGGTATTACCGGAGAATTATACAAACAATTTGCACTAACAATTGCTGTATCAACGTTGTTTTCTGCTTTTAATGCACTTACACTTTCACCTGCATTGTGTGCAATGATATTGCAACCAAAAGGAAAAGATAAAAAAGAGTTTTTCTTGTTTAGATGGTTTAATGCAGGCTATAATAAAGTATTTAATGGGTATGCAACAGTACTTACTTTTGCAGTCCGAAAATATGGACTTTCATTATTAGTTTTTATAGCAATTTCAGCTTTTGGTATTTTTGATTTTGATCAATTGCCTACTTCATTCATACCTCAAGAAGACCAAGGATATGTAATGACTTCTGTTGAACTGCCAAAATCAGCATCTATGAATAGAACAGCTGAAATTAATAGACAGCTTGATGAATTATATAGCGATGTACCGGGTGTTAAAACTTGGATGACCGTAGAAGGTTTTTCTATTATGGACGGTACAACAGCTCCAAACAGAGCAACAATATTTGTAATTTTTGATGATTGGGATGTCCGTCTTAAAAAAGGACAAGATATAGACCATATCATGAACGATTTAGCAGAAAGATATGATTCAGTATTAGGTGCTCAAGTACATTCTTTTGTACCTCCAGCAATTAGTGGTTTAGGTAACTCTGGTGGTTTCCAAATGGTAATTCTAGATAAAGGAAATAACGATTACAATACACTTCAAAAAGTAGTTGATGAGTTTGTAATCGAAGGAAACGAACAAATATCTTTAAGTGGAGTTGGAACAACATTTAATTCAAAAATACCACAACTTAAGGTAGATGTGAAACTAGAAAAAGCACAAATGATGGGTATTTCTTTAAATACTATTTATGATGCTCTTAATGCATTTACGGGTCAGCAATATGTAGACGATTTTTCTAGATGGAATAGAACGTATCAAGTAAATATAGAATCGAGAGCAGATTATAGAACAAAAGTAGACGATTTATGGAATTTGTATGTAAAGTCTACTTCGGGTAAAATGATATCAATTGGTTCTTTAGTAGATGTAAGTTACATGGAAGCACCAGAAATTGTATCAAGATATAATTTATACAATGCGGCATTTATAAACGGAGATGCAGCCATTGGATACAGTTCTGGTGATGCTTTGACAACAATGACTAAAATGTCAACATCAAAATTAGACAAAAGCATGACGGCATCTTGGACAGGTTTAGCATACCAACAAATTAAAGCAAACGGGAGTGTAATATTTGTATTCCTATTAGCAGTAATTTTTGTTTACCTAGTATTAGCCGCTCAATATGAATCTTGGATTGATCCATTTGGGGTAATATTAGCCGTTCCTTTAGCATTATTTGGAGCTGTAATTTCTATCCAAATGAGAGGTCTAACGAACGATATTTATATGCAAATTGGTATTGTATTACTTGTTGCTTTAGCATCTAAAAATGCAATTTTAATTATAGAATTTGCTAGAGATAACATTGCAAAAGGAGAAAAGTTGTACGAAGCAATTGTAGATGCAGCTAAAGTGAGGTTTAGACCCATTCTTATGACATCATTTGCTTTTATTTTGGGTGTATATCCGTTAGTAATTGCAACAGGAGCAGGAGCAAATTCTCGTCATTCATTAGGTACTACAGTGTTTGGTGGTATGATTGCAGCAACTGTTTTAGCCATCATATTTGTACCCTCAAATTACTATTTATTACATAAGTATTTTAGTAAAAAACAAAGAGCTTTAAGAAATAAAAAATAG
- a CDS encoding immunity 49 family protein, protein MIHIKRNETHRSKNLDLVYKYINREKKKLKEHFAENTFIEDTDRIGLYTRGFLDKVFELSVLEGDNHREEQIYFLSLIKRFAKAHYILAYHPEEMVEISLEKGKTHQVKAPKGLKLLVDFNSWLRYLSIFIVLRDREGFDLMLKAKEEYFRLSNAHYDKLDHILIQFFKAIENPTDTLTLKAFEATEPFVGNYLDEKFAAEFVLNQFEPLLCVYDALFRQDDDLFNKELEKALKLHQEYYTDESDDTDHSADASKGWISWLLLAPVTMAYDRGVKINVSSEYIPEWLYKKEFDI, encoded by the coding sequence ATGATACATATTAAAAGAAATGAGACACATAGATCAAAAAATCTAGATCTTGTATATAAATATATAAATAGAGAAAAGAAAAAACTTAAAGAGCATTTTGCAGAAAATACCTTTATTGAAGATACAGATAGAATAGGATTATATACTAGAGGTTTTTTAGACAAGGTTTTTGAACTATCAGTCTTAGAAGGCGACAACCACCGAGAAGAACAAATTTATTTTCTTTCTTTAATTAAACGCTTTGCCAAAGCACACTATATCTTAGCATACCATCCAGAAGAAATGGTAGAGATAAGTTTGGAAAAAGGAAAAACACATCAAGTAAAAGCACCCAAGGGACTAAAACTTTTAGTGGACTTTAATTCTTGGTTAAGATATTTAAGTATTTTTATTGTACTTAGAGATAGGGAAGGTTTTGATTTGATGTTGAAAGCCAAAGAAGAATACTTTAGGCTTTCAAATGCTCATTATGATAAATTAGATCACATCCTTATCCAATTTTTTAAAGCAATAGAAAACCCTACTGATACCTTGACACTCAAAGCATTTGAAGCGACAGAACCATTTGTAGGGAATTACCTTGATGAAAAATTTGCAGCAGAATTTGTTTTAAACCAATTTGAACCCCTTTTGTGTGTATACGATGCACTCTTTCGTCAAGATGATGACTTATTTAATAAAGAGTTAGAAAAAGCCTTAAAACTTCATCAAGAGTATTATACAGATGAAAGTGATGATACCGATCATTCAGCTGATGCCTCAAAAGGATGGATCAGTTGGCTTCTTTTAGCTCCCGTTACTATGGCATATGATAGAGGTGTAAAGATCAATGTCAGTTCGGAATATATTCCTGAGTGGTTATATAAAAAGGAATTTGACATCTAA
- a CDS encoding alpha/beta hydrolase — MNKLLLLLLLFFISKTGRAQEILPLWNGGIPKHIISSEKEFIATDRKIIWIEKIQVPTIKVYHPTKRFNNNKAVVLFPGGGYKGLAYDLEGEDFAKWLNTLGFTAIVVKYRVPVSAALKDKKEVPLIDAQRAIRLVRANAEKWEIDTNKVGVMGFSAGGHLAATLGTRFSTTYSYKKDTIDNLNARPDFMVLAYPVISMQNGVTHNGSRTNLLGKKPTKELIDLYSNELQVTAQTPPTFLIHCADDGAVPVQNTLLFYNALLENKVEAEMHIYQKGGHGFGLGKNVGDVGNWTDIAAEWLDKL, encoded by the coding sequence ATGAACAAATTATTACTCCTTTTATTACTTTTCTTTATCTCTAAAACAGGTAGAGCACAAGAAATACTTCCTTTATGGAATGGTGGTATTCCAAAGCACATTATATCTTCTGAAAAAGAATTTATAGCCACAGATAGAAAGATTATTTGGATCGAAAAAATTCAAGTACCAACAATAAAAGTATACCATCCTACAAAGCGTTTTAATAATAATAAAGCAGTAGTGTTATTTCCTGGAGGAGGGTACAAAGGTTTAGCGTATGATTTAGAAGGAGAAGATTTTGCAAAATGGCTAAATACTTTAGGTTTTACCGCCATTGTAGTAAAATATAGAGTTCCAGTTTCTGCAGCATTAAAAGACAAAAAAGAGGTTCCTTTAATAGATGCCCAAAGAGCAATAAGACTAGTAAGAGCTAATGCAGAAAAATGGGAAATTGATACAAATAAAGTAGGAGTAATGGGTTTTTCTGCTGGAGGGCATTTGGCAGCCACTTTAGGTACACGCTTTTCTACTACGTATTCTTACAAGAAAGATACAATTGATAATTTAAATGCACGACCCGATTTTATGGTTTTGGCATATCCCGTAATTAGTATGCAAAATGGGGTAACCCACAATGGGTCTAGAACTAATTTATTAGGTAAAAAGCCAACAAAAGAACTTATAGATTTATACTCTAATGAGTTACAAGTGACTGCACAAACACCCCCAACATTTTTAATACATTGTGCCGATGATGGGGCTGTACCAGTACAAAACACCTTACTATTTTACAACGCATTGTTAGAAAATAAAGTAGAAGCAGAAATGCACATTTACCAAAAAGGAGGCCATGGTTTTGGATTAGGTAAAAACGT